One stretch of Alphaproteobacteria bacterium DNA includes these proteins:
- a CDS encoding rhodanese-like domain-containing protein has protein sequence MDIQKIFTTENLLLAGVFMLALMLPRLMRRLNPQASMVTGSALKSRLEGGEDVLVLDVRSPEEFIGELGHIKGAVNLPLPDLSERIGQLGQELEAYKATPVVVTCRTENRSSRAAGILKKAGFANLSVLSGGMVGWNKDKHPIVRN, from the coding sequence ATGGACATACAAAAAATCTTCACCACGGAAAACCTGTTGCTGGCTGGCGTTTTCATGCTGGCCCTCATGCTGCCGCGCCTGATGCGCCGCCTGAACCCGCAGGCCTCCATGGTGACGGGAAGCGCCTTGAAATCGCGGCTTGAGGGCGGCGAGGACGTGCTGGTGCTGGATGTGCGCTCGCCCGAGGAATTCATCGGCGAACTGGGCCATATCAAGGGGGCGGTCAATCTGCCCTTGCCCGATCTTTCAGAGCGCATCGGCCAGTTGGGTCAGGAACTTGAGGCTTATAAGGCAACGCCCGTGGTGGTGACCTGCCGAACCGAGAACCGTTCCAGCCGCGCCGCCGGAATTCTGAAAAAGGCCGGTTTCGCCAATCTGTCCGTGTTGTCGGGCGGCATGGTGGGCTGGAACAAGGACAAGCATCCCATCGTTCGCAACTGA
- the uvrA gene encoding excinuclease ABC subunit UvrA gives MDHFIKVRGAREHNLKNIDLDIPRDRLVVMTGLSGSGKSSLAFDTIYAEGQRRYVESLSAYARQFLELMQKPDVESIEGLSPAISIEQKTTSRNPRSTVGTVTEIHDYMRLLFARIGVPHSPATGLPIESQTVSQMADRLMAMPTGTKLLLLAPVVRGRKGEYKKEIDELRKKGFQRLKVDGQIYEIDAVPTLNKKLKHEIEVVVDRVVIKEGLTQRLADSLETALELADGLVFAENADTKERTTFSAKFACPVSGFTIDEIEPRLFSFNNPYGACPACDGLGVKLYFDPELIVPDDRLSLAEGALAPWANSTSGYVEQTLEGIAALFKLRLSTPWRELPKKAQNVLLMGSGDEPMRIRYSDGKSSWWVNKPFEGIIPNMDRRWKETESSWVREDLERFQSSAPCETCAGFRLKPEALAVKINGLHIGQINDFSIADLVPWFKALETHLKPKDVEIARRILREINERLGFLDSVGLEYLTLSRTSGTLSGGESQRIRLASQIGSGLTGVLYVLDEPSIGLHQRDNERLLATLRRLRDIGNTVIVVEHDEDAILAADYLVDMGPGAGAHGGQIIAQGTPDQVMKNPASVTGQYLSGKRFIQVPKRRRPGNGKKLTVVKASANNLKNVTAKIPLGTFTCVTGVSGGGKSSLIIETLYKALARRLHGAREHAGAHERIDGVEHIDKIVDIDQSPIGRTPRSNPATYTGAFTPIRDWFTELPEAKTRGYKAGRFSFNVKGGRCEACQGDGLIKIEMHFLPDVYVTCDECKGKRYNRETLDIKFKGKSIADVLDMTVEESADFFQAVPVIRDKLETLKRVGLGYIHLGQQATTLSGGEAQRVKLAKELSRRATGRTLYILDEPTTGLHFEDVKKLLEVLHALVDTGNTVLVIEHNLEVIKTADWIIDLGPEGGTKGGEIVAAGTPEDVAATQASYTGKYLKPCLKKR, from the coding sequence ATGGACCATTTCATCAAAGTGCGCGGCGCCCGCGAGCACAATCTTAAAAACATCGATCTCGACATTCCGCGCGACCGGCTGGTGGTAATGACCGGCCTGTCGGGTTCCGGCAAGTCGTCGCTGGCCTTCGACACCATCTATGCCGAGGGGCAGCGCCGTTACGTCGAATCGCTGTCGGCCTATGCCCGCCAGTTCCTGGAACTGATGCAAAAGCCCGACGTGGAAAGCATCGAGGGCCTGTCGCCCGCCATTTCCATCGAACAGAAAACAACCAGCCGCAATCCGCGTTCGACCGTGGGCACGGTTACCGAGATCCACGATTACATGCGCCTGTTGTTCGCCCGCATCGGCGTGCCGCATTCGCCCGCCACCGGCCTGCCCATCGAAAGCCAGACCGTCAGCCAGATGGCCGACCGCTTGATGGCCATGCCCACGGGAACCAAGCTGTTGCTGCTGGCCCCGGTGGTGCGCGGGCGCAAGGGCGAATACAAGAAAGAAATAGACGAGCTGCGCAAGAAGGGCTTTCAGCGCCTGAAGGTCGACGGCCAGATTTATGAGATCGACGCCGTGCCGACGCTCAACAAAAAGCTCAAGCACGAGATCGAGGTGGTGGTCGACCGCGTGGTGATCAAGGAAGGGCTTACCCAGCGCTTGGCCGATTCCTTGGAAACCGCGCTGGAACTGGCCGATGGGCTGGTCTTCGCCGAAAACGCCGATACAAAAGAGCGCACGACCTTCTCGGCCAAATTCGCCTGCCCGGTGTCGGGCTTTACCATCGATGAGATCGAGCCGCGCCTGTTCTCGTTCAACAATCCTTACGGCGCCTGCCCCGCCTGCGACGGGTTGGGCGTTAAGCTGTATTTCGACCCCGAACTGATCGTGCCTGACGACCGGCTGTCGCTGGCTGAAGGGGCGCTCGCCCCCTGGGCCAACTCAACCTCGGGCTATGTGGAACAGACCTTGGAAGGCATCGCCGCCCTGTTCAAGTTGCGGCTGTCAACGCCTTGGCGCGAGTTGCCCAAGAAGGCGCAGAACGTGCTGCTGATGGGTTCGGGCGACGAGCCGATGCGCATCCGCTATTCCGACGGCAAAAGCTCGTGGTGGGTCAACAAGCCGTTCGAAGGCATCATCCCCAACATGGACCGGCGCTGGAAGGAAACCGAAAGTTCCTGGGTGCGAGAAGACCTTGAGCGCTTCCAAAGCAGCGCCCCTTGCGAGACCTGCGCCGGTTTTCGCCTGAAGCCCGAAGCCTTGGCCGTGAAGATCAATGGCTTGCATATCGGCCAGATCAACGATTTCTCGATCGCCGATCTGGTGCCCTGGTTCAAGGCGCTTGAGACGCATCTGAAACCCAAGGACGTCGAAATCGCCAGACGCATCTTGCGCGAAATCAACGAGCGCTTGGGGTTTCTGGACAGCGTGGGGCTGGAATATCTGACCCTGTCTCGCACCTCGGGCACTTTGTCGGGCGGCGAAAGCCAGCGCATCCGCCTAGCCTCGCAGATCGGCTCGGGCCTGACCGGCGTGCTTTACGTGCTGGACGAGCCTTCCATCGGCCTGCATCAGCGCGACAACGAGCGACTGCTGGCCACGCTGCGCCGCCTGCGCGACATCGGCAATACCGTGATCGTGGTCGAGCATGACGAAGATGCCATCCTGGCCGCCGATTATCTGGTCGATATGGGGCCGGGCGCCGGAGCGCATGGCGGGCAGATCATCGCCCAAGGCACGCCCGATCAGGTGATGAAGAACCCCGCCAGCGTGACCGGCCAATATCTGTCGGGCAAGCGTTTCATTCAGGTGCCCAAGCGCCGCCGCCCAGGCAACGGCAAGAAACTGACGGTGGTCAAGGCGTCGGCCAACAACTTAAAGAACGTCACGGCGAAAATTCCGCTGGGCACCTTTACCTGCGTCACCGGCGTCTCGGGCGGCGGCAAGTCAAGCCTGATCATCGAAACCCTGTACAAGGCCCTGGCGCGCCGACTGCATGGGGCGCGCGAACATGCGGGCGCTCATGAACGCATCGACGGCGTCGAACATATCGACAAGATCGTCGACATCGACCAATCGCCGATCGGACGCACGCCCAGATCGAACCCCGCCACCTATACCGGCGCCTTCACCCCCATCCGCGACTGGTTTACCGAACTGCCGGAAGCCAAGACGCGCGGCTACAAGGCCGGGCGATTTTCCTTCAACGTCAAGGGCGGGCGCTGCGAGGCCTGCCAGGGCGACGGGCTGATCAAGATCGAGATGCATTTCCTGCCAGATGTTTACGTCACCTGCGACGAATGCAAGGGCAAACGCTACAACCGCGAAACGCTGGACATCAAGTTCAAGGGCAAGTCGATTGCCGACGTGCTGGACATGACGGTGGAAGAGAGCGCCGATTTTTTCCAGGCCGTACCCGTCATCCGCGACAAGCTGGAAACCTTGAAGCGCGTGGGGCTTGGCTATATCCATCTGGGCCAACAGGCCACCACATTAAGCGGCGGCGAGGCCCAGCGCGTGAAGCTGGCCAAGGAATTGTCACGCCGCGCCACCGGACGCACGCTTTACATCTTGGACGAGCCGACCACCGGGCTGCATTTCGAGGATGTGAAGAAACTGCTGGAAGTGCTGCATGCGCTGGTCGATACGGGCAACACCGTGCTGGTGATCGAACATAATCTGGAAGTCATCAAGACCGCCGACTGGATCATCGACCTGGGTCCCGAAGGCGGCACCAAGGGCGGCGAAATCGTGGCCGCCGGAACGCCGGAAGACGTGGCGGCGACACAAGCCAGCTATACCGGCAAATATCTGAAACCGTGTTTGAAGAAACGCTAA
- the trmFO gene encoding methylenetetrahydrofolate--tRNA-(uracil(54)-C(5))-methyltransferase (FADH(2)-oxidizing) TrmFO: MERILHIVGGGLAGCEAAWQAAKRDIPVVLHEMRPVRATPAHHTSGLAELVCSNSLRNDDVGSGIGLLHEEMRRCGSLILSVADAVKVPAGGALAVDREAFSAEVEQRLLALPNLTLLREEVTALPDGPAIVSSGPLTSDALAAELAHATGSDHLHFFDAIAPIVTLDSVDFSKAWFQSRWDKGTGKDYINCPLSKDEYFAFVEALIAADTVEFHDWEKNTPYFEGCLPIEVMARRGAQTLAFGPMKPVGLTNPHGPNPKSYAVIQLRQDNALGTLFNMVGFQTKLKHGEQMRLFRTIPGLENAEFVRLGGLHRNTFLRSPVVLDASLRLKARPNIRMAGQITGCEGYVESAAIGLLAGRFWAEEMANQSPSLPPIETALGALLNHITTGAGAETFQPMNINFGLFPPLPPPEGKRRKLGAKERRAAYAERALAKLGEWISP; the protein is encoded by the coding sequence ATGGAACGGATTCTACACATCGTGGGCGGTGGATTGGCGGGCTGCGAGGCGGCCTGGCAGGCGGCAAAGCGTGACATTCCAGTGGTCTTGCATGAAATGCGCCCTGTCCGCGCCACCCCCGCCCATCACACAAGCGGACTGGCAGAACTGGTCTGTTCCAATTCGCTGCGCAACGACGATGTGGGCAGCGGCATCGGCCTGCTGCACGAGGAAATGCGCCGATGCGGCTCGTTGATTCTGTCGGTGGCCGACGCGGTCAAGGTGCCGGCGGGCGGAGCCTTGGCGGTGGACCGCGAGGCTTTCTCGGCCGAAGTGGAACAGCGTCTGCTGGCCCTGCCCAATCTCACCTTGCTGCGCGAAGAAGTAACGGCCTTGCCGGATGGTCCGGCCATCGTTTCGTCTGGCCCGCTGACCTCGGATGCGCTGGCCGCTGAATTGGCGCATGCCACCGGCTCGGACCATCTGCATTTCTTCGACGCCATTGCGCCCATTGTCACGCTAGACAGCGTCGATTTCTCCAAGGCCTGGTTCCAGTCGCGCTGGGACAAGGGAACCGGCAAGGACTACATCAACTGCCCCCTGTCCAAGGACGAATATTTCGCCTTCGTCGAAGCCCTGATCGCCGCCGACACGGTGGAATTCCACGACTGGGAAAAGAACACGCCCTATTTCGAAGGCTGCCTGCCCATCGAGGTGATGGCTAGGCGAGGCGCCCAAACCCTGGCCTTCGGCCCCATGAAGCCGGTGGGGCTGACCAACCCGCATGGACCCAATCCCAAATCCTATGCCGTCATCCAACTGCGCCAAGACAATGCCCTGGGCACGCTGTTCAACATGGTGGGCTTTCAGACCAAGCTGAAACATGGCGAGCAGATGCGTCTGTTTCGCACCATTCCCGGCCTGGAAAACGCCGAATTCGTGCGCCTCGGCGGACTGCACCGCAACACCTTCTTGCGCTCGCCGGTGGTGCTGGATGCAAGCCTGCGCCTGAAGGCCAGGCCCAACATCCGCATGGCGGGCCAGATCACCGGCTGCGAGGGCTATGTCGAAAGTGCGGCCATTGGCCTGCTGGCCGGGCGTTTCTGGGCCGAGGAAATGGCGAACCAGTCACCCAGCCTGCCGCCCATCGAAACCGCGCTGGGCGCTTTGCTTAACCACATCACGACGGGTGCGGGGGCCGAGACTTTCCAGCCCATGAACATCAATTTCGGCTTGTTTCCGCCCCTGCCGCCGCCCGAAGGAAAGCGCCGCAAACTGGGCGCCAAGGAACGCCGGGCCGCCTATGCCGAACGGGCGCTGGCGAAGCTGGGGGAGTGGATTAGCCCCTAA
- a CDS encoding DUF4170 domain-containing protein, which translates to MTNSNDKPHYVVGGEYADTSFSKIAPGKSLETHGPFGEKEAFEFWRSITGRTVDNALVRYTIEMRTDAEMNVWYVVGGEFADSAFSRMAEGKPLEIYGPFDNKTAVERWRSITGRTVDSALTRYTVEHAGEMDLRRLAGG; encoded by the coding sequence ATGACCAACAGCAACGACAAGCCCCATTACGTGGTGGGCGGCGAGTATGCCGACACCAGCTTTTCCAAGATCGCGCCGGGCAAAAGCCTGGAGACGCACGGCCCCTTCGGCGAGAAGGAAGCCTTCGAATTCTGGCGCTCGATTACGGGGCGCACGGTGGACAACGCGCTGGTGCGCTATACCATCGAAATGAGAACCGACGCCGAGATGAATGTCTGGTACGTGGTGGGCGGCGAGTTCGCCGATTCCGCCTTCTCGCGCATGGCCGAGGGCAAGCCTTTGGAAATCTACGGCCCCTTCGACAACAAGACCGCCGTCGAGCGTTGGCGCTCGATCACCGGGCGCACGGTCGATAGCGCCTTAACGCGCTACACCGTCGAACATGCGGGCGAGATGGATTTGCGCAGGCTGGCCGGGGGCTGA